One Rosettibacter firmus genomic window carries:
- the rplA gene encoding 50S ribosomal protein L1 — protein sequence MKVSKRIREIRKNVDTKKEYTVEEAIKILKENSKVKFTESLDCAVRLGVDPRHADQMVRGTVSLPNGTGKQVRVLVIAKGSLAEEALKAGADYAGFEEYLEKIKEGWADVDVIIATPDTMGEVGKLGRILGPKGLMPNPKSGTVTNDVAKAVKEVKAGKIEFRVEKAGIVHASLGKLNFTVEQLAENVRAFLQTIVKLKPASAKGQYIKSVYLSSTMGPGLKITKDESALALK from the coding sequence ATGAAAGTATCAAAAAGAATTAGAGAAATAAGAAAAAACGTAGATACAAAAAAAGAATATACAGTAGAAGAAGCGATTAAAATATTGAAAGAAAATTCAAAAGTTAAATTTACAGAATCGCTTGACTGTGCTGTTCGTCTGGGTGTGGATCCTCGCCATGCAGATCAAATGGTTAGAGGAACTGTATCTTTACCTAATGGAACTGGAAAACAAGTTAGAGTTCTTGTAATTGCAAAAGGTTCTTTAGCAGAAGAAGCATTAAAAGCAGGTGCCGACTACGCAGGTTTTGAAGAATATCTTGAAAAAATTAAAGAAGGCTGGGCAGATGTTGATGTTATTATAGCTACTCCTGATACAATGGGTGAAGTTGGTAAACTTGGACGAATTCTTGGTCCAAAAGGATTAATGCCAAATCCTAAAAGTGGTACTGTAACTAATGATGTTGCAAAAGCTGTTAAAGAAGTGAAAGCTGGTAAAATCGAATTCCGTGTTGAAAAAGCAGGTATTGTACATGCTTCGCTTGGTAAATTAAATTTTACAGTTGAACAATTAGCTGAAAATGTTAGAGCATTTTTACAAACAATAGTTAAGTTGAAACCAGCATCAGCTAAAGGTCAATATATAAAGAGCGTTTACTTATCTTCAACTATGGGACCTGGATTAAAAATTACTAAAGACGAATCAGCCCTGGCTCTTAAATAA
- the rplJ gene encoding 50S ribosomal protein L10 — translation MKKAQKVEILQQIKELVKNSSAMFLVDYKGVNVADINKLRSNFKKEGVTYKVFKNTLLRKALEEIGGYDRFYDKLTGMTGVAFANDNFVAPAKIIKKYFDETGKFAFKGCYLESTFYDSEQLDAIASMPTKEEIIAGIIGSVASPASGIVGAINAVMRDLVSVIDEISKKQAA, via the coding sequence ATGAAAAAAGCTCAAAAGGTAGAAATACTACAACAGATAAAAGAACTTGTAAAAAATTCATCAGCAATGTTTTTAGTAGATTATAAGGGTGTAAACGTTGCTGATATTAATAAACTCCGTTCTAATTTTAAAAAAGAAGGAGTTACTTACAAGGTCTTTAAAAATACTTTACTTAGAAAAGCCCTCGAAGAAATTGGAGGGTATGATAGATTCTATGATAAACTTACAGGTATGACAGGTGTAGCATTTGCAAATGATAATTTTGTTGCACCTGCAAAAATCATAAAAAAATATTTTGATGAAACAGGAAAGTTCGCATTTAAGGGTTGTTATCTAGAGTCTACATTTTATGATTCTGAACAGTTGGATGCAATTGCTTCTATGCCAACTAAAGAAGAGATTATTGCTGGTATTATTGGAAGTGTTGCTTCACCAGCATCTGGAATAGTTGGCGCTATTAATGCAGTTATGAGAGATTTAGTCAGTGTTATCGACGAAATCTCTAAAAAGCAAGCTGCATAA
- the rplL gene encoding 50S ribosomal protein L7/L12, whose protein sequence is MSEKVAEIVEKIKALTLVEAAELKKALEDEFGVTAAAPVVMAGAPAAGAAAAPAEEKTEFDVILENAGATKINVIKVVRAHTGLGLKEAKDLVDSAPKPVKEGISKEEAEKIKKELEEAGATVSIK, encoded by the coding sequence ATGTCAGAAAAAGTTGCTGAAATTGTAGAGAAAATTAAAGCTCTTACATTGGTAGAAGCTGCTGAATTAAAAAAAGCTTTAGAAGACGAATTTGGAGTAACTGCTGCTGCTCCTGTTGTTATGGCAGGTGCTCCAGCTGCTGGTGCTGCAGCTGCACCGGCTGAAGAAAAAACTGAATTCGATGTTATACTTGAAAATGCTGGCGCTACAAAAATAAATGTTATTAAAGTTGTTCGTGCTCATACTGGACTGGGCTTAAAAGAAGCTAAGGACTTAGTTGATAGTGCACCAAAACCAGTAAAAGAAGGTATTTCTAAAGAAGAAGCTGAAAAAATTAAAAAAGAATTAGAAGAAGCTGGCGCTACGGTTTCTATTAAATAA